The Panicum virgatum strain AP13 chromosome 5K, P.virgatum_v5, whole genome shotgun sequence genome has a window encoding:
- the LOC120708644 gene encoding ultraviolet-B receptor UVR8-like isoform X3 — MNGSGGGGGGEEEMEEDGGGGGGCGHGMGAGNKERVVLMWGYLPGVSPQRSPLLGPVPVRLPPAAAAAGGDGWRDVCGGGCGFAMAISESGKLLTWGSADDMGQSYVTAGKHEETPEAFPLPSGVAIVRADAGWAHCVAITDDGDVYTWGWKECVPTGRVVGDQSSVGTMEKDERQIAMATDQVSPRSQVSRTSSGAASGPSESRGTDDSSKRRRLSSAKHGPESSTSSDESLSAPPCVVTFNTGVKIVAVAAGGRHTLALSDLGQVWGWGYGGEGQLGLGSRIRTVSSPHPIPCIESALYSKDRLSAIKGNKTAEGHISKVMGNCVRAIACGGRHSAVVTDSGALLTFGWGLYGQCGQGNTEDVLSPTCVSSILGIKMQDVAAGLWHTVCTSVDGDVYSFGGNQFGQLGTGSDQAETVPKLVDATSLENKNARSVSCGARHSAIITDEGEVFCWGWNKYGQLGLGDSMDRNVPCNVPVDTYHPLNVSCGWWHTLVLAESPT, encoded by the exons ATGaacggcagcggcggaggagggggaggggaggaggagatggaggaggacggcggcggcggcggcggctgcgggcatGGGATGGGGGCGGGGAACAAGGAGCGTGTGGTGCTGATGTGGGGCTACCTACCCGGCGTGTCGCCGCAGCGCTCGCCGCTGCTCGGGCCGGTCCCCGTGAGGCttcccccggcggcggcagcggccggcggcgatgggtgGAGGGACgtgtgcggcggcgggtgcggctTCGCCATGGCCATCTCCG AGTCTGGAAAACTCCTCACTTGGGGATCTGCTGATGACATGGGCCAAAGTTATGTGACTGCTGGGAAGCACGAG GAGACTCCAGAGGCTTTTCCTCTTCCTAGTGGTGTTGCAATAGTGAGGGCAGATGCTGGATGGGCTCATTGTGTTGCAATAACAG ATGATGGGGATGTCTACACGTGGGGTTGGAAAGAATGTGTTCCAACTGGAAGGGTCGTTGGAGACCAATCTTCAGTTGGAACTATGGAGAAGGATGAAAGACAGATCGCAATGGCCACTGACCAAG TGAGCCCCAGGTCACAGGTGTCTAGGACAAGCAGTGGAGCAGCATCTGGTCCCTCTGAAAGCAGAGGTACTGATGATAGCTCAAAGAGACGAAGGTTGTCTTCAGCAAAACATGGACCTGAGAGCTCAACATCTAGTGATGAAAGTCTTTCAGCACCCCCTTGTGTGGTGACATTTAATACAGGAGTGAAAATAGTGGCTGTAGCTGCTGGTGGTCGTCATACATTAGCACTATCAG ATTTGGGTCAGGTGTGGGGTTGGGGATATGGAGGAGAAGGGCAATTAGGTCTGGGTTCTAGAATCCGAACGGTTTCATCTCCTCATCCTATACCGTGCATTGAATCGGCACTATACAGCAAGGATCGCTTATCAGCTATCAAAGGTAACAAGACCGCTGAAGGGCACATCAGTAAAGTTATGGGAAATTGCGTGCGGGCCATTGCTTGCGGAGGCCGTCATAGTGCTGTAGTAACAG ATTCAGGAGCTCTTCTTACATTTGGATGGGGGCTGTATGGACAG TGTGGACAAGGGAACACAGAAGATGTTTTAAGTCCAACATGTGTATCGTCTATCCTAGGAATCAAGATGCAAGACGTCGCCGCAGGTTTGTGGCACACTGTATGTACATCTGTAGATGGCGATGTCTATTCCTTTGGAGGAAACCAATTTGGGCAGCTTGGCACTGGTTCTGATCAAGCTGAG ACTGTTCCGAAATTGGTAGATGCTACAAGCCTGGAAAATAAGAATGCCAGATCTGTTTCTTGTGGTGCTCGCCACAGTGCTATTATAACAG atgaaGGCGAGGTATTCTGCTGGGGATGGAATAAATACGGCCAG CTCGGCCTTGGCGACTCGATGGACAGGAACGTGCCTTGCAATGTTCCCGTGGACACGTACCACCCGCTGAACGTGTCATGCGGCTGGTGGCACACCTTGGTGCTTGCGGAGTCCCCTACCTGA
- the LOC120708644 gene encoding ultraviolet-B receptor UVR8-like isoform X1 — MNGSGGGGGGEEEMEEDGGGGGGCGHGMGAGNKERVVLMWGYLPGVSPQRSPLLGPVPVRLPPAAAAAGGDGWRDVCGGGCGFAMAISESGKLLTWGSADDMGQSYVTAGKHEETPEAFPLPSGVAIVRADAGWAHCVAITGICDPDDGDVYTWGWKECVPTGRVVGDQSSVGTMEKDERQIAMATDQVSPRSQVSRTSSGAASGPSESRGTDDSSKRRRLSSAKHGPESSTSSDESLSAPPCVVTFNTGVKIVAVAAGGRHTLALSASDLGQVWGWGYGGEGQLGLGSRIRTVSSPHPIPCIESALYSKDRLSAIKGNKTAEGHISKVMGNCVRAIACGGRHSAVVTDSGALLTFGWGLYGQCGQGNTEDVLSPTCVSSILGIKMQDVAAGLWHTVCTSVDGDVYSFGGNQFGQLGTGSDQAETVPKLVDATSLENKNARSVSCGARHSAIITDEGEVFCWGWNKYGQLGLGDSMDRNVPCNVPVDTYHPLNVSCGWWHTLVLAESPT; from the exons ATGaacggcagcggcggaggagggggaggggaggaggagatggaggaggacggcggcggcggcggcggctgcgggcatGGGATGGGGGCGGGGAACAAGGAGCGTGTGGTGCTGATGTGGGGCTACCTACCCGGCGTGTCGCCGCAGCGCTCGCCGCTGCTCGGGCCGGTCCCCGTGAGGCttcccccggcggcggcagcggccggcggcgatgggtgGAGGGACgtgtgcggcggcgggtgcggctTCGCCATGGCCATCTCCG AGTCTGGAAAACTCCTCACTTGGGGATCTGCTGATGACATGGGCCAAAGTTATGTGACTGCTGGGAAGCACGAG GAGACTCCAGAGGCTTTTCCTCTTCCTAGTGGTGTTGCAATAGTGAGGGCAGATGCTGGATGGGCTCATTGTGTTGCAATAACAGGTATTTGCGATCCAG ATGATGGGGATGTCTACACGTGGGGTTGGAAAGAATGTGTTCCAACTGGAAGGGTCGTTGGAGACCAATCTTCAGTTGGAACTATGGAGAAGGATGAAAGACAGATCGCAATGGCCACTGACCAAG TGAGCCCCAGGTCACAGGTGTCTAGGACAAGCAGTGGAGCAGCATCTGGTCCCTCTGAAAGCAGAGGTACTGATGATAGCTCAAAGAGACGAAGGTTGTCTTCAGCAAAACATGGACCTGAGAGCTCAACATCTAGTGATGAAAGTCTTTCAGCACCCCCTTGTGTGGTGACATTTAATACAGGAGTGAAAATAGTGGCTGTAGCTGCTGGTGGTCGTCATACATTAGCACTATCAG CATCAGATTTGGGTCAGGTGTGGGGTTGGGGATATGGAGGAGAAGGGCAATTAGGTCTGGGTTCTAGAATCCGAACGGTTTCATCTCCTCATCCTATACCGTGCATTGAATCGGCACTATACAGCAAGGATCGCTTATCAGCTATCAAAGGTAACAAGACCGCTGAAGGGCACATCAGTAAAGTTATGGGAAATTGCGTGCGGGCCATTGCTTGCGGAGGCCGTCATAGTGCTGTAGTAACAG ATTCAGGAGCTCTTCTTACATTTGGATGGGGGCTGTATGGACAG TGTGGACAAGGGAACACAGAAGATGTTTTAAGTCCAACATGTGTATCGTCTATCCTAGGAATCAAGATGCAAGACGTCGCCGCAGGTTTGTGGCACACTGTATGTACATCTGTAGATGGCGATGTCTATTCCTTTGGAGGAAACCAATTTGGGCAGCTTGGCACTGGTTCTGATCAAGCTGAG ACTGTTCCGAAATTGGTAGATGCTACAAGCCTGGAAAATAAGAATGCCAGATCTGTTTCTTGTGGTGCTCGCCACAGTGCTATTATAACAG atgaaGGCGAGGTATTCTGCTGGGGATGGAATAAATACGGCCAG CTCGGCCTTGGCGACTCGATGGACAGGAACGTGCCTTGCAATGTTCCCGTGGACACGTACCACCCGCTGAACGTGTCATGCGGCTGGTGGCACACCTTGGTGCTTGCGGAGTCCCCTACCTGA
- the LOC120708644 gene encoding ultraviolet-B receptor UVR8-like isoform X4, whose product MGQSYVTAGKHEETPEAFPLPSGVAIVRADAGWAHCVAITGICDPDDGDVYTWGWKECVPTGRVVGDQSSVGTMEKDERQIAMATDQVSPRSQVSRTSSGAASGPSESRGTDDSSKRRRLSSAKHGPESSTSSDESLSAPPCVVTFNTGVKIVAVAAGGRHTLALSASDLGQVWGWGYGGEGQLGLGSRIRTVSSPHPIPCIESALYSKDRLSAIKGNKTAEGHISKVMGNCVRAIACGGRHSAVVTDSGALLTFGWGLYGQCGQGNTEDVLSPTCVSSILGIKMQDVAAGLWHTVCTSVDGDVYSFGGNQFGQLGTGSDQAETVPKLVDATSLENKNARSVSCGARHSAIITDEGEVFCWGWNKYGQLGLGDSMDRNVPCNVPVDTYHPLNVSCGWWHTLVLAESPT is encoded by the exons ATGGGCCAAAGTTATGTGACTGCTGGGAAGCACGAG GAGACTCCAGAGGCTTTTCCTCTTCCTAGTGGTGTTGCAATAGTGAGGGCAGATGCTGGATGGGCTCATTGTGTTGCAATAACAGGTATTTGCGATCCAG ATGATGGGGATGTCTACACGTGGGGTTGGAAAGAATGTGTTCCAACTGGAAGGGTCGTTGGAGACCAATCTTCAGTTGGAACTATGGAGAAGGATGAAAGACAGATCGCAATGGCCACTGACCAAG TGAGCCCCAGGTCACAGGTGTCTAGGACAAGCAGTGGAGCAGCATCTGGTCCCTCTGAAAGCAGAGGTACTGATGATAGCTCAAAGAGACGAAGGTTGTCTTCAGCAAAACATGGACCTGAGAGCTCAACATCTAGTGATGAAAGTCTTTCAGCACCCCCTTGTGTGGTGACATTTAATACAGGAGTGAAAATAGTGGCTGTAGCTGCTGGTGGTCGTCATACATTAGCACTATCAG CATCAGATTTGGGTCAGGTGTGGGGTTGGGGATATGGAGGAGAAGGGCAATTAGGTCTGGGTTCTAGAATCCGAACGGTTTCATCTCCTCATCCTATACCGTGCATTGAATCGGCACTATACAGCAAGGATCGCTTATCAGCTATCAAAGGTAACAAGACCGCTGAAGGGCACATCAGTAAAGTTATGGGAAATTGCGTGCGGGCCATTGCTTGCGGAGGCCGTCATAGTGCTGTAGTAACAG ATTCAGGAGCTCTTCTTACATTTGGATGGGGGCTGTATGGACAG TGTGGACAAGGGAACACAGAAGATGTTTTAAGTCCAACATGTGTATCGTCTATCCTAGGAATCAAGATGCAAGACGTCGCCGCAGGTTTGTGGCACACTGTATGTACATCTGTAGATGGCGATGTCTATTCCTTTGGAGGAAACCAATTTGGGCAGCTTGGCACTGGTTCTGATCAAGCTGAG ACTGTTCCGAAATTGGTAGATGCTACAAGCCTGGAAAATAAGAATGCCAGATCTGTTTCTTGTGGTGCTCGCCACAGTGCTATTATAACAG atgaaGGCGAGGTATTCTGCTGGGGATGGAATAAATACGGCCAG CTCGGCCTTGGCGACTCGATGGACAGGAACGTGCCTTGCAATGTTCCCGTGGACACGTACCACCCGCTGAACGTGTCATGCGGCTGGTGGCACACCTTGGTGCTTGCGGAGTCCCCTACCTGA
- the LOC120708641 gene encoding probable methyltransferase PMT11: MKALAALRGPHLVRAAVLAFAVALAFLVGYHWHDASPRLVFFSSASSSLATGSSSRSPAVVLSPNSNISFDPSLIPATATAQLDSLTPNAWSPPSLPPPTPALPPPLLPPPPSARLGIVGDDGAMRDDFDVGSVSANDTDLVTYEEAALQEPGDAGGGSGGPRVRIGRFPLCPESMREYIPCLDNEEEIKRLPSTERGERFERHCPAKDKALSCLVPAPKGYKAPIPWPRSRDEVWFSNVPHTRLVDDKGGQNWITKATDKFRFPGGGTQFIHGANQYLDQISQMIPDVAFGSHTRVVLDVGCGVASFGAYLLSRDVLTLSIAPKDVHENRIQFALERGVPAMVAAFATHRLLYPSQAFDIIHCSRCRINWTRDDGILLLEVNRLLRAGGYFAWAAQPVYKHEEAQQEAWKDMEDLTARLCWELVKKEGYIAMWRKPLNNSCYMNRDPAVKPPLCDTDDNPDDVWYVNLKACISRLPEIGEGLTPAQWPARLMDPPKRLQGVKMDAYSSKNELFKAETKFWDDILEGYIRIFKWRKFKLRNVMDMRAGFGGFAAALINQKFDCWVMNVVPVTEPNTLPVIYDRGLLGVAHDWCEPFDTYPRTYDLLHASGLFSKEQKRCNISSILLEMDRILRPGGRAYIRDRREIIQEIKEITNAMGWRGTIRDTAEGPYVSRKVLMCDKPMVH; this comes from the exons ATGAAGGCCCTGGCCGCGCTCCGCGGCCCGCACCTCGTCCGCGCCGCTGTCCTCGCCTTCGCCGTCGCGCTCGCCTTCCTCGTCGGCTACCACTGGCACGACGCCTCCCCGCGCCTCGTATTCTTCTCCTCCGCTTCCTCCTCGCTGGCAAccggctcctcctcccgctcccctGCCGTTGTGCTCTCCCCCAACTCCAACATCTCCTTCGACCCGTCCCTGatccccgccaccgccaccgcccagCTTGATTCTCTTACTCCCAATGCCTGGTCCCCACCCTCGctaccgccgccgacgccagcgCTGCCGCCTCCCCTCCTTCCCCCACCCCCGTCCGCGCGCCTTGGCATCGTCGGAGATGACGGCGCGATGCGGGACGACTTCGACGTGGGCAGCGTCAGCGCTAACGACACCGATCTGGTCACCTACGAGGAGGCCGCGCTGCAGGAGCCTGGCGAcgctggcggcggcagcggcgggcccAGGGTGCGGATTGGGAGATTCCCTCTCTGCCCAGAGAGCATGAGGGAGTACATACCCTGCCTCGACAACGAGGAGGAGATCAAGCGGCTGCCCTCGACCGAGCGCGGCGAGCGATTCGAGCGGCACTGCCCTGCCAAGGACAAGGCTCTCAGCTGCCTCGTGCCGGCACCCAAGGGGTACAAGGCGCCCATTCCCTGGCCTCGGAGCAGAGACGAG GTGTGGTTTAGCAATGTTCCTCACACACGATTGGTTGATGACAAAGGAGGGCAGAATTGGATTACCAAGGCTACAGATAAATTCAGATTTCCTGGAGGAGGAACTCAGTTTATCCATGGAGCAAATCAATACCTAGACCAGATTTCCCAG ATGATACCAGATGTTGCATTTGGATCTCATACTAGAGTTGTCCTGGATGTTGGCTGTGGAGTAgcaagttttggtgcatatttACTTTCACGTGATGTCTTGACATTGTCCATAGCTCCAAAAGATGTTCATGAAAATCGGATACAGTTTGCTCTTGAACGTGGTGTGCCTGCAATGGTAGCAGCATTTGCAACACACAGATTATTATATCCCAGCCAAGCTTTTGATATTATTCATTGTTCGCGCTGTCGAATCAATTGGACTCGTGATG ATGGAATCCTGCTCCTGGAGGTTAATAGACTGCTTAGAGCTGGCGGTTACTTTGCTTGGGCAGCCCAACCTGTTTATAAGCATGAAGAGGCCCAGCAAGAGGCATGGAAAG ACATGGAGGATCTCACTGCCCGACTTTGTTGGGAGCTTGTCAAGAAAGAGGGTTATATTGCTATGTGGAGGAAACCTTTAAACAACTCATGCTACATGAACCGTGATCCGGCAGTCAAACCTCCACTTTGTGATACTGATGATAACCCAGATGACGTCTG GTATGTTAATCTGAAAGCATGTATCAGTCGACTTCCTGAAATTGGTGAAGGACTAACTCCTGCCCAGTGGCCTGCACGTCTAATGGATCCTCCAAAGAGGCTTCAAGGCGTCAAAATGGATGCCTACTCATCAAAGAATGAGCTTTTTAAAGCAGAAACAAAATTTTGGGATGACATACTTGAAGGTTATATTCGCATTTTTAAGTGGAGAAAGTTTAAACTTCGGAATGTAATGGACATGAGGGCTGGATTTGGAGG GTTTGCAGCTGCACTGATCAACCAGAAATTTGATTGTTGGGTGATGAATGTTGTTCCTGTTACTGAGCCAAATACACTGCCTGTAATCTATGATCGGGGGCTTCTTGGAGTGGCACATGACTG GTGTGAACCATTTGACACATACCCGAGGACGTATGATCTACTGCATGCATCTGGTCTTTTCTCAAAGGAGCAGAAAAG GTGTAACATCTCAAGCATCTTGCTGGAGATGGATCGCATACTCAGACCAGGTGGTAGGGCTTACATTCGTGACAGGAGAGAAATTATACAGGAGATCAAAGAAATAACAAACGCCATGGGGTGGCGTGGTACAATACGTGACACTGCAGAAGGCCCATACGTGAGTCGGAAGGTTTTGATGTGTGACAAGCCTATGGTGCATTAG
- the LOC120708644 gene encoding ultraviolet-B receptor UVR8-like isoform X2, producing the protein MNGSGGGGGGEEEMEEDGGGGGGCGHGMGAGNKERVVLMWGYLPGVSPQRSPLLGPVPVRLPPAAAAAGGDGWRDVCGGGCGFAMAISESGKLLTWGSADDMGQSYVTAGKHEETPEAFPLPSGVAIVRADAGWAHCVAITGICDPDDGDVYTWGWKECVPTGRVVGDQSSVGTMEKDERQIAMATDQVSPRSQVSRTSSGAASGPSESRGTDDSSKRRRLSSAKHGPESSTSSDESLSAPPCVVTFNTGVKIVAVAAGGRHTLALSDLGQVWGWGYGGEGQLGLGSRIRTVSSPHPIPCIESALYSKDRLSAIKGNKTAEGHISKVMGNCVRAIACGGRHSAVVTDSGALLTFGWGLYGQCGQGNTEDVLSPTCVSSILGIKMQDVAAGLWHTVCTSVDGDVYSFGGNQFGQLGTGSDQAETVPKLVDATSLENKNARSVSCGARHSAIITDEGEVFCWGWNKYGQLGLGDSMDRNVPCNVPVDTYHPLNVSCGWWHTLVLAESPT; encoded by the exons ATGaacggcagcggcggaggagggggaggggaggaggagatggaggaggacggcggcggcggcggcggctgcgggcatGGGATGGGGGCGGGGAACAAGGAGCGTGTGGTGCTGATGTGGGGCTACCTACCCGGCGTGTCGCCGCAGCGCTCGCCGCTGCTCGGGCCGGTCCCCGTGAGGCttcccccggcggcggcagcggccggcggcgatgggtgGAGGGACgtgtgcggcggcgggtgcggctTCGCCATGGCCATCTCCG AGTCTGGAAAACTCCTCACTTGGGGATCTGCTGATGACATGGGCCAAAGTTATGTGACTGCTGGGAAGCACGAG GAGACTCCAGAGGCTTTTCCTCTTCCTAGTGGTGTTGCAATAGTGAGGGCAGATGCTGGATGGGCTCATTGTGTTGCAATAACAGGTATTTGCGATCCAG ATGATGGGGATGTCTACACGTGGGGTTGGAAAGAATGTGTTCCAACTGGAAGGGTCGTTGGAGACCAATCTTCAGTTGGAACTATGGAGAAGGATGAAAGACAGATCGCAATGGCCACTGACCAAG TGAGCCCCAGGTCACAGGTGTCTAGGACAAGCAGTGGAGCAGCATCTGGTCCCTCTGAAAGCAGAGGTACTGATGATAGCTCAAAGAGACGAAGGTTGTCTTCAGCAAAACATGGACCTGAGAGCTCAACATCTAGTGATGAAAGTCTTTCAGCACCCCCTTGTGTGGTGACATTTAATACAGGAGTGAAAATAGTGGCTGTAGCTGCTGGTGGTCGTCATACATTAGCACTATCAG ATTTGGGTCAGGTGTGGGGTTGGGGATATGGAGGAGAAGGGCAATTAGGTCTGGGTTCTAGAATCCGAACGGTTTCATCTCCTCATCCTATACCGTGCATTGAATCGGCACTATACAGCAAGGATCGCTTATCAGCTATCAAAGGTAACAAGACCGCTGAAGGGCACATCAGTAAAGTTATGGGAAATTGCGTGCGGGCCATTGCTTGCGGAGGCCGTCATAGTGCTGTAGTAACAG ATTCAGGAGCTCTTCTTACATTTGGATGGGGGCTGTATGGACAG TGTGGACAAGGGAACACAGAAGATGTTTTAAGTCCAACATGTGTATCGTCTATCCTAGGAATCAAGATGCAAGACGTCGCCGCAGGTTTGTGGCACACTGTATGTACATCTGTAGATGGCGATGTCTATTCCTTTGGAGGAAACCAATTTGGGCAGCTTGGCACTGGTTCTGATCAAGCTGAG ACTGTTCCGAAATTGGTAGATGCTACAAGCCTGGAAAATAAGAATGCCAGATCTGTTTCTTGTGGTGCTCGCCACAGTGCTATTATAACAG atgaaGGCGAGGTATTCTGCTGGGGATGGAATAAATACGGCCAG CTCGGCCTTGGCGACTCGATGGACAGGAACGTGCCTTGCAATGTTCCCGTGGACACGTACCACCCGCTGAACGTGTCATGCGGCTGGTGGCACACCTTGGTGCTTGCGGAGTCCCCTACCTGA